A portion of the Colius striatus isolate bColStr4 chromosome 1, bColStr4.1.hap1, whole genome shotgun sequence genome contains these proteins:
- the TSC22D1 gene encoding TSC22 domain family protein 1 isoform X1, producing MHQPDSAADIRARKMAHPAMFPRRGSSSSSGSSCVTAPTAPGTGVGSAALAAEDYQPPLLVQPPPPSPAASSSAGPQPTPPPPQSLNLLSQSQLQPQPLAQTGAQMKKKSGFQITSVTPAQISASMSSNNSIAEDTESYDDLDESHTEDLSSSEILDVSLSRATDLGEPERSSSEETLNNFQEAETPGAVSPNQPHLPQQHALLPHHPQQGVVINGSVHPHHVHHHHHLHHHHHGHHHASHPGVGSAPISGGPPPSPSFRKLSTTGSSDNVISNAPVSAASSTGSPASVVSNIRTTSTPGNLGVSPATGTSTLNNMGGGSSSVASNVLGTINLSNITSTGNINALSGTSSNVNVNILSGVGNGTSASSSVINNVTNPTAGGAVGSSQQQPSSGTSRFRVVKLDSSSEPFKKGRWTCTEFYDKENTVAASEGVAVNKAVETIKQNPLEVTSERESTSGSSVSSNVSTLSHYTESVGSGEMGAPTVVQQQAFQGVGPQQMDFSSAAPPAIPASSIPQSVSQSQLAQVPLHSQEVNYTQQKPGVQPPAQASLTTVTGVQPAPVNILGVSPSLGHQQPAIQTMAQQQLPYSQPAQPVQALPVVQQQQLQYGQQQQQQQQTVPTQMAAAHVKPVNQNSVTGAMPDYIQHQQILQTPAPAMQPSSAGVGAGQPVPVAQTQSMQPSVQAHPAAAPAQPVAHAPTAIPGVGTSGQMLNVGQQGSVATVVQPPSAANQIPPPVMPSTAAPPSSQVVQPVQTGIMQQGLQGNASGLPQQVVIAQQSNLLPVQPQAQGVESVVQGMTGQQLSAVSPIPSTSTVPAPSQAGSAVPPGIPSASIGLGQPQNIAQASAVQNGNLAQGVSQPPLISTSVGMPVAQSVPQQIPLSSTQFPAQSLAQSIVSQIEDGRRPTEPSLVGLPQAASGESGVGASAVSDGSSSNVPSSASLFPLKVLPLTTPLVDGEDESSSGASVVAIDNKIEQAMDLVKSHLMYAVREEVEVLKEQIKELIEKNSQLEQENTLLKTLASPEQLAQFQAQLQTGSPPSSSQSQGTAQQPAQPASQGSGPSA from the coding sequence ATGCACCAGCCTGACTCAGCCGCAGACATTAGAGCTAGGAAGATGGCGCACCCGGCAATGTTTCCTAGaaggggcagcagcagtagcagcggcagcagctgcGTTACTGCTCCCACTGCACCAGGTACCGGCGTTGGAAGCGCTGCCCTCGCTGCCGAGGATTATCAGCCGCCTTTGCTGGTCCAGCCGCCACCTCCATCTCCTGCAGCATCTTCATCCGCGGGTCCACAGCCGACACCCCCTCCTCCACAAAGCCTGAACCTCCTCTCGCAGTCTCAGCTCCAGCCACAACCTCTTGCACAGACTGGAgctcaaatgaaaaagaaaagtggcTTCCAAATTACCAGTGTGACCCCTGCTCAAATATCTGCTAGTATGAGCTCTAATAACAGCATAGCTGAGGATACAGAAAGCTACGATGACCTGGATGAGTCTCATACCGAAGACCTATCTTCTTCGGAAATCTTGGATGTTTCTTTATCCAGGGCCACCGACTTGGGAGAACCTGAGAGGAGCTCCTCTGAAGAGACTTTAAATAACTTCCAAGAGGCAGAGACTCCTGGGGCTGTTTCTCCAAACCAGCCTCATCTTCCTCAGCAGCATGCTCTTCTGCCTCATCACCCACAGCAGGGTGTTGTGATCAATGGAAGCGTTCACCCCCATCATGTTCATCACCACCACCAtcttcaccaccaccaccatggACATCATCATGCATCGCATCCTGGGGTGGGCAGTGCCCCAATTTCTGGAGGACCTCCGCCCAGCCCGTCGTTCAGAAAACTGTCAACAACTGGAAGCTCTGACAACGTTATATCAAATGCACCAGTTTCTGCTGCATCATCCACTGGTTCTCCGGCATCTGTTGTGTCTAATATCCGCACTACAAGTACTCCTGGCAATTTAGGTGTAAGTCCTGCTACTGGAACTAGTACCTTAAATAATATGGGTGGTGGTAGTTCCAGTGTGGCAAGCAACGTGCTTGGTACTATAAATTTAAGCAACATCACGAGTACTGGTAATATAAATGCTTTGTCTGGAACTAGCAGCAATGTTAATGTGAATATCTTGAGTGGTGTTGGCAATGGTACGAGTGCTTCCTCTAGTGTCATTAACAATGTTACTAATCCAACTGCAGGAGGGGCAGTGGGATcaagccagcagcagccctcatCTGGCACCTCAAGGTTTAGGGTTGTAAAATTAGATTCTAGTTCTGAACCTTTCAAAAAAGGTAGATGGACATGCACTGAGTTCTATGATAAAGAAAACACTGTTGCAGCGTCAGAAGGAGTAGCAGTAAACAAAGCAGTAGAGACGATAAAACAAAACCCGCTTGAAGTGACTTCTGAAAGGGAGAGCACCAGTGGGAGTTCTGTTAGCAGCAATGTAAGCACACTGAGTCACTATACAGAAAGTGTGGGAAGTGGAGAAATGGGAGCACCTACTGTGGTACAGCAGCAAGCATTTCAAGGTGTGGGTCCGCAGCAGATGGATTTTAGCAGCGCTGCTCCTCCGGCAATTCCAGCATCTAGTATACCACAGAGTGTTTCTCAATCACAGCTTGCACAAGTCCCGCTGCATTCTCAAGAGGTAAACTACACACAGCAGAAGCCAGGGGTCCAACCTCCTGCACAGGCCAGTCTAACCACTGTTACTGGGGTTCAGCCAGCCCCAGTTAATATACTAGGTGTATCCCCGTCTCTGGGCCACCAGCAACCTGCCATTCAAACTATGGCTCAACAGCAGCTCCCGTATTCTCAGCCAGCGCAGCCTGTGCAAGCTTTGCCAGtcgtacagcagcagcagttgcagtatggacaacagcagcaacagcagcagcagacggTTCCTACGCAGATGGCTGCAGCTCATGTTAAGCCGGTGAACCAAAACTCCGTTACAGGGGCTATGCCAGACTACATTCAGCATCAGCAGATCCTTCAGACTCCAGCCCCGGCTATGCAGCCTAGTTCTGCAGGAGTAGGAGCAGGGCAACCAGTTCCTGTTGCCCAGACGCAGAGCATGCAGCCTTCAGTACAAGCACATCCAGCggctgccccagctcagcctgttGCACATGCTCCAACAGCAATACCAGGTGTAGGTACCAGTGGTCAAATGTTGAATGTCGGGCAACAAGGAAGCGTAGCCACTGTGGTGCAACCACCATCTGCTGCAAACCAAATTCCACCTCCAGTTATGCCGTCAACGGCTGCTCCTCCATCTTCACAAGTGGTGCAGCCTGTGCAGACAGGAATAATGCAGCAGGGATTACAGGGTAATGCTTCAGGCCTTCCTCAGCAAGTGGTCATTGCTCAGCAAAGCAACTTGTTACCTGTACAGCCACAGGCACAGGGAGTGGAATCTGTAGTCCAAGGGATGACTGGCCAGCAGCTGTCTGCGGTTAGCCCTATACCTTCTACTAGTACTGTTCCTGCACCAAGTCAGGCTGGTTCTGCTGTGCCTCCTGGCATACCTTCTGCTTCTATAGGTTTGGGACAGCCACAGAATATAGCGCAAGCCTCAGCTGTGCAGAATGGAAATTTGGCTCAAGGTGTTAGTCAGCCTCCCTTGATATCAACAAGTGTAGGTATGCCAGTGGCACAGAGTGTGCCCCAGCAGATCCCGCTAAGCTCTACCCAGTTCCCCGCACAATCACTAGCTCAGTCAATTGTAAGCCAAATTGAAGATGGCAGACGCCCTACAGAACCTTCTTTAGTGGGCTTACCTCAGGCTGCCAGTGGCGAGAGCGGTGTTGGAGCATCAGCCGTTTCAGATGGCAGTAGCAGCAACGTGCCGTCCTCTGCTTCCCTCTTTCCGCTGAAGGTGCTGCCGTTGACAACGCCACTCGTAGATGGTGAGGATGAGAG
- the TSC22D1 gene encoding TSC22 domain family protein 1 isoform X2, whose product MAHPAMFPRRGSSSSSGSSCVTAPTAPGTGVGSAALAAEDYQPPLLVQPPPPSPAASSSAGPQPTPPPPQSLNLLSQSQLQPQPLAQTGAQMKKKSGFQITSVTPAQISASMSSNNSIAEDTESYDDLDESHTEDLSSSEILDVSLSRATDLGEPERSSSEETLNNFQEAETPGAVSPNQPHLPQQHALLPHHPQQGVVINGSVHPHHVHHHHHLHHHHHGHHHASHPGVGSAPISGGPPPSPSFRKLSTTGSSDNVISNAPVSAASSTGSPASVVSNIRTTSTPGNLGVSPATGTSTLNNMGGGSSSVASNVLGTINLSNITSTGNINALSGTSSNVNVNILSGVGNGTSASSSVINNVTNPTAGGAVGSSQQQPSSGTSRFRVVKLDSSSEPFKKGRWTCTEFYDKENTVAASEGVAVNKAVETIKQNPLEVTSERESTSGSSVSSNVSTLSHYTESVGSGEMGAPTVVQQQAFQGVGPQQMDFSSAAPPAIPASSIPQSVSQSQLAQVPLHSQEVNYTQQKPGVQPPAQASLTTVTGVQPAPVNILGVSPSLGHQQPAIQTMAQQQLPYSQPAQPVQALPVVQQQQLQYGQQQQQQQQTVPTQMAAAHVKPVNQNSVTGAMPDYIQHQQILQTPAPAMQPSSAGVGAGQPVPVAQTQSMQPSVQAHPAAAPAQPVAHAPTAIPGVGTSGQMLNVGQQGSVATVVQPPSAANQIPPPVMPSTAAPPSSQVVQPVQTGIMQQGLQGNASGLPQQVVIAQQSNLLPVQPQAQGVESVVQGMTGQQLSAVSPIPSTSTVPAPSQAGSAVPPGIPSASIGLGQPQNIAQASAVQNGNLAQGVSQPPLISTSVGMPVAQSVPQQIPLSSTQFPAQSLAQSIVSQIEDGRRPTEPSLVGLPQAASGESGVGASAVSDGSSSNVPSSASLFPLKVLPLTTPLVDGEDESSSGASVVAIDNKIEQAMDLVKSHLMYAVREEVEVLKEQIKELIEKNSQLEQENTLLKTLASPEQLAQFQAQLQTGSPPSSSQSQGTAQQPAQPASQGSGPSA is encoded by the coding sequence ATGGCGCACCCGGCAATGTTTCCTAGaaggggcagcagcagtagcagcggcagcagctgcGTTACTGCTCCCACTGCACCAGGTACCGGCGTTGGAAGCGCTGCCCTCGCTGCCGAGGATTATCAGCCGCCTTTGCTGGTCCAGCCGCCACCTCCATCTCCTGCAGCATCTTCATCCGCGGGTCCACAGCCGACACCCCCTCCTCCACAAAGCCTGAACCTCCTCTCGCAGTCTCAGCTCCAGCCACAACCTCTTGCACAGACTGGAgctcaaatgaaaaagaaaagtggcTTCCAAATTACCAGTGTGACCCCTGCTCAAATATCTGCTAGTATGAGCTCTAATAACAGCATAGCTGAGGATACAGAAAGCTACGATGACCTGGATGAGTCTCATACCGAAGACCTATCTTCTTCGGAAATCTTGGATGTTTCTTTATCCAGGGCCACCGACTTGGGAGAACCTGAGAGGAGCTCCTCTGAAGAGACTTTAAATAACTTCCAAGAGGCAGAGACTCCTGGGGCTGTTTCTCCAAACCAGCCTCATCTTCCTCAGCAGCATGCTCTTCTGCCTCATCACCCACAGCAGGGTGTTGTGATCAATGGAAGCGTTCACCCCCATCATGTTCATCACCACCACCAtcttcaccaccaccaccatggACATCATCATGCATCGCATCCTGGGGTGGGCAGTGCCCCAATTTCTGGAGGACCTCCGCCCAGCCCGTCGTTCAGAAAACTGTCAACAACTGGAAGCTCTGACAACGTTATATCAAATGCACCAGTTTCTGCTGCATCATCCACTGGTTCTCCGGCATCTGTTGTGTCTAATATCCGCACTACAAGTACTCCTGGCAATTTAGGTGTAAGTCCTGCTACTGGAACTAGTACCTTAAATAATATGGGTGGTGGTAGTTCCAGTGTGGCAAGCAACGTGCTTGGTACTATAAATTTAAGCAACATCACGAGTACTGGTAATATAAATGCTTTGTCTGGAACTAGCAGCAATGTTAATGTGAATATCTTGAGTGGTGTTGGCAATGGTACGAGTGCTTCCTCTAGTGTCATTAACAATGTTACTAATCCAACTGCAGGAGGGGCAGTGGGATcaagccagcagcagccctcatCTGGCACCTCAAGGTTTAGGGTTGTAAAATTAGATTCTAGTTCTGAACCTTTCAAAAAAGGTAGATGGACATGCACTGAGTTCTATGATAAAGAAAACACTGTTGCAGCGTCAGAAGGAGTAGCAGTAAACAAAGCAGTAGAGACGATAAAACAAAACCCGCTTGAAGTGACTTCTGAAAGGGAGAGCACCAGTGGGAGTTCTGTTAGCAGCAATGTAAGCACACTGAGTCACTATACAGAAAGTGTGGGAAGTGGAGAAATGGGAGCACCTACTGTGGTACAGCAGCAAGCATTTCAAGGTGTGGGTCCGCAGCAGATGGATTTTAGCAGCGCTGCTCCTCCGGCAATTCCAGCATCTAGTATACCACAGAGTGTTTCTCAATCACAGCTTGCACAAGTCCCGCTGCATTCTCAAGAGGTAAACTACACACAGCAGAAGCCAGGGGTCCAACCTCCTGCACAGGCCAGTCTAACCACTGTTACTGGGGTTCAGCCAGCCCCAGTTAATATACTAGGTGTATCCCCGTCTCTGGGCCACCAGCAACCTGCCATTCAAACTATGGCTCAACAGCAGCTCCCGTATTCTCAGCCAGCGCAGCCTGTGCAAGCTTTGCCAGtcgtacagcagcagcagttgcagtatggacaacagcagcaacagcagcagcagacggTTCCTACGCAGATGGCTGCAGCTCATGTTAAGCCGGTGAACCAAAACTCCGTTACAGGGGCTATGCCAGACTACATTCAGCATCAGCAGATCCTTCAGACTCCAGCCCCGGCTATGCAGCCTAGTTCTGCAGGAGTAGGAGCAGGGCAACCAGTTCCTGTTGCCCAGACGCAGAGCATGCAGCCTTCAGTACAAGCACATCCAGCggctgccccagctcagcctgttGCACATGCTCCAACAGCAATACCAGGTGTAGGTACCAGTGGTCAAATGTTGAATGTCGGGCAACAAGGAAGCGTAGCCACTGTGGTGCAACCACCATCTGCTGCAAACCAAATTCCACCTCCAGTTATGCCGTCAACGGCTGCTCCTCCATCTTCACAAGTGGTGCAGCCTGTGCAGACAGGAATAATGCAGCAGGGATTACAGGGTAATGCTTCAGGCCTTCCTCAGCAAGTGGTCATTGCTCAGCAAAGCAACTTGTTACCTGTACAGCCACAGGCACAGGGAGTGGAATCTGTAGTCCAAGGGATGACTGGCCAGCAGCTGTCTGCGGTTAGCCCTATACCTTCTACTAGTACTGTTCCTGCACCAAGTCAGGCTGGTTCTGCTGTGCCTCCTGGCATACCTTCTGCTTCTATAGGTTTGGGACAGCCACAGAATATAGCGCAAGCCTCAGCTGTGCAGAATGGAAATTTGGCTCAAGGTGTTAGTCAGCCTCCCTTGATATCAACAAGTGTAGGTATGCCAGTGGCACAGAGTGTGCCCCAGCAGATCCCGCTAAGCTCTACCCAGTTCCCCGCACAATCACTAGCTCAGTCAATTGTAAGCCAAATTGAAGATGGCAGACGCCCTACAGAACCTTCTTTAGTGGGCTTACCTCAGGCTGCCAGTGGCGAGAGCGGTGTTGGAGCATCAGCCGTTTCAGATGGCAGTAGCAGCAACGTGCCGTCCTCTGCTTCCCTCTTTCCGCTGAAGGTGCTGCCGTTGACAACGCCACTCGTAGATGGTGAGGATGAGAG